A genomic segment from Pediococcus acidilactici encodes:
- a CDS encoding oleate hydratase — protein MMRKAFMIGTGVANLAAGVYLIRDGGWSGNQITMFGLDKHGANDGAAVADYETEYGNQRLSNDRGFLAKGGRMLNEETYENLWDVLRSVPSLDHPGQSVTDDILNFDHAHPTHDVARLMDKRNGIRNNGGADDYSHMQFNNQDRKLLTKLMMMPESQEAKLNDVSIAEWFKDSPHIFTTNFWYMWETTFAFKKESSAMELRRYMNRMILEFSRINTLEGVTRTPYNQYESIILPMRKYLSDHGVTFINNRKITAFQFKDTPLRDDIVVTGLEYEDVGENKQTGTIPVDENDLVFDINGAITDSSSIGDFNTPIKENMEYAPSAALWKQATEHFYNLGNPDKFFNDRAQSEWMSFTVTTKNHYLVNQISRITQQEPGNALNTWVDSNNLLSIVVHHQPHFHAQKENETVFWGYFMFPRKNGDYVDKPVIEMTGKEMLQELLGHLAEVDQATDSIVYHEEEIMDSIINVIPVYMPYASALFNTRAVGDRPEVVPKHSKNLAFVSQFAEMPFDMVFTEQYSFRAAQRAVYHFLGIPEEKMTPVHHYEKNPKVLLKATRTMFR, from the coding sequence ATGATGAGAAAAGCGTTTATGATTGGTACAGGAGTTGCAAATTTAGCTGCCGGCGTATATTTGATTCGTGATGGTGGTTGGAGTGGTAATCAAATTACCATGTTCGGTCTCGATAAACACGGCGCTAACGATGGTGCGGCGGTTGCCGACTACGAGACGGAGTACGGCAACCAACGGCTATCTAACGACCGGGGCTTTTTAGCCAAGGGCGGTCGGATGCTTAATGAAGAAACCTACGAAAACTTGTGGGACGTTTTGCGGAGCGTGCCGTCTTTGGATCACCCAGGGCAATCGGTTACGGATGACATTTTAAACTTTGACCATGCGCATCCAACCCATGACGTGGCCCGGTTAATGGATAAGCGTAACGGAATCCGGAATAATGGCGGTGCGGACGATTACTCGCATATGCAATTTAATAATCAGGACCGAAAGCTATTAACCAAATTAATGATGATGCCCGAAAGTCAGGAAGCAAAGCTTAACGACGTCAGCATCGCGGAATGGTTCAAGGATAGTCCGCACATTTTCACCACTAACTTTTGGTACATGTGGGAAACTACCTTTGCGTTTAAGAAGGAAAGTTCCGCAATGGAATTGCGGCGTTACATGAACCGGATGATTCTGGAATTTAGTCGGATCAACACCCTTGAAGGGGTTACCAGAACGCCATATAACCAATATGAAAGTATCATCCTACCGATGCGCAAGTATTTGAGCGACCACGGGGTTACCTTTATCAACAATCGTAAGATCACCGCCTTCCAATTCAAGGACACTCCGTTGCGCGATGATATCGTCGTTACTGGCTTAGAGTACGAAGACGTAGGGGAAAATAAGCAGACCGGCACAATCCCAGTTGACGAAAATGACCTCGTTTTCGATATCAACGGCGCGATTACCGATAGTTCATCGATTGGTGATTTCAACACCCCAATTAAGGAAAATATGGAATACGCTCCTAGTGCAGCATTGTGGAAACAAGCTACCGAACACTTCTATAATCTAGGTAATCCGGACAAGTTCTTTAACGACCGTGCCCAAAGTGAATGGATGAGCTTTACGGTTACCACGAAGAACCACTACTTGGTAAACCAAATTAGCCGGATTACCCAACAAGAACCGGGAAATGCCTTAAACACTTGGGTAGATAGTAATAACTTGTTATCCATCGTGGTTCATCACCAACCGCATTTCCATGCCCAAAAGGAAAACGAAACGGTCTTCTGGGGCTACTTCATGTTCCCACGTAAAAATGGGGATTATGTGGACAAGCCGGTAATTGAAATGACCGGAAAAGAAATGCTGCAAGAATTACTAGGTCATTTGGCGGAAGTTGACCAAGCAACGGATAGCATTGTTTACCATGAAGAGGAAATCATGGATAGCATCATTAACGTAATTCCAGTTTACATGCCGTACGCTAGTGCACTGTTCAATACGCGGGCTGTCGGAGACCGTCCCGAAGTAGTGCCAAAGCACTCGAAAAACTTGGCGTTTGTCAGCCAATTCGCAGAAATGCCATTTGACATGGTCTTTACCGAACAATACTCGTTCCGGGCGGCGCAACGGGCAGTCTACCACTTCTTAGGAATTCCTGAAGAAAAAATGACCCCAGTGCACCACTACGAGAAGAATCCAAAGGTGCTTTTGAAGGCGACCCGGACAATGTTCCGTTAG
- a CDS encoding glucose-1-dehydrogenase: MLYKDLKGKVAVITGGSKGIGSAIAERFGQEGMHVVINYNSDKDGANAVRDQINAAGGEGVVVQADVSTEEGVKRLVDTAVDQFGDLDVWVNNAGMENQQPTAELSFESWKRVLDVNLNGVFLGSKAAINYFLSHDKPGNIINMSSVHEKIPWPTFAHYAASKGGVKLFNETIAMEYADRHIRVNAIGPGAINTPINAKKFADPEQLKTTTSMIPMQRIGDPEEVAAAAAWLASAESSYVTGITLFVDGGMTLYPSFQGGKG; the protein is encoded by the coding sequence ATGCTATATAAAGATTTAAAAGGAAAAGTTGCCGTGATCACTGGCGGCTCAAAAGGTATCGGCAGCGCGATTGCTGAACGCTTTGGGCAAGAAGGTATGCACGTCGTTATTAATTACAATTCTGATAAAGATGGCGCCAACGCCGTGCGGGATCAAATTAACGCAGCCGGCGGTGAAGGCGTGGTCGTGCAAGCTGACGTATCAACCGAAGAGGGTGTTAAACGCCTAGTCGACACGGCCGTCGATCAATTTGGCGACCTAGACGTTTGGGTCAACAACGCGGGGATGGAAAATCAACAACCAACTGCGGAATTATCGTTTGAAAGTTGGAAACGAGTGCTCGACGTCAACCTAAACGGCGTGTTTTTAGGTTCAAAAGCGGCTATTAATTATTTTCTTTCGCATGATAAGCCCGGAAATATTATCAACATGTCTTCCGTTCATGAGAAAATTCCGTGGCCAACTTTTGCACACTACGCTGCTAGCAAAGGCGGCGTAAAGCTGTTCAACGAAACGATTGCGATGGAATACGCCGACCGGCACATCCGGGTAAACGCAATTGGCCCCGGTGCAATCAATACGCCCATCAACGCAAAAAAATTTGCCGATCCTGAACAGTTAAAAACCACTACCAGTATGATCCCCATGCAACGAATTGGAGATCCCGAAGAGGTCGCGGCTGCGGCAGCATGGTTAGCTTCCGCTGAATCAAGTTACGTCACCGGAATTACCCTCTTCGTCGATGGCGGGATGACGCTTTATCCTTCCTTCCAAGGTGGTAAAGGTTAA
- a CDS encoding phenolic acid decarboxylase has translation MEKQFKTLEDFLGTHFIYTYDNGWEYEWYAKNDHTVDYRIHGGMVAGRWVKDQEADIVMLTEGVYKITWTEPTGTDVALDFMPNEGKLHGTIFFPKWVEEHPEITVTFQNEHIDLMEESREKYETYPKLVVPEFAKISYMGDAGQNNEDVISEEPYDGITSDIRNGKYFDENYKRINK, from the coding sequence ATGGAAAAACAATTTAAAACTTTAGAAGACTTTTTAGGAACGCACTTTATTTACACATACGATAATGGTTGGGAATACGAATGGTACGCTAAAAATGACCATACGGTAGATTACCGAATTCATGGGGGAATGGTTGCCGGCCGTTGGGTTAAGGACCAAGAAGCTGACATCGTAATGTTGACGGAAGGTGTTTACAAGATTACTTGGACGGAACCAACCGGAACGGACGTGGCGCTAGACTTCATGCCAAACGAAGGTAAGTTGCACGGAACCATTTTCTTCCCTAAGTGGGTTGAAGAACATCCTGAAATCACGGTTACTTTCCAAAATGAACACATTGATTTAATGGAAGAATCTCGTGAAAAATACGAAACTTATCCTAAACTAGTTGTTCCAGAATTTGCTAAAATTAGTTACATGGGTGATGCTGGACAAAATAACGAAGACGTTATTTCTGAAGAACCATACGATGGCATTACCAGCGACATTCGCAACGGAAAGTATTTTGATGAAAACTACAAGCGAATTAACAAGTAA
- a CDS encoding PadR family transcriptional regulator has protein sequence MPRPRVLPYIVLGLLNKNGVMSGKDMIAEFKNEISEFWTVSHSQLYPELQRMTDEGQIEVVNDVQNRKVINYAITKKGQMDLREWLATPITAKNDELTSLKMYFIADRHDPLLQQILKQAADLHEQKVAHLKQRQKLLFEEPSAIEENYGHYLILSRAVEREASHLSWLKKHIE, from the coding sequence ATGCCACGACCACGAGTTTTACCGTACATTGTTTTAGGATTGTTAAATAAAAATGGGGTTATGTCTGGAAAAGATATGATTGCGGAATTTAAGAACGAAATTAGCGAGTTCTGGACGGTTTCGCACAGCCAGTTGTACCCTGAATTACAACGAATGACGGACGAAGGCCAAATTGAAGTGGTTAACGATGTACAAAATCGGAAAGTCATTAACTACGCAATAACTAAGAAGGGCCAAATGGATTTGCGGGAATGGCTCGCTACCCCGATTACGGCCAAAAATGATGAACTGACGTCACTTAAAATGTACTTTATCGCTGACCGACACGATCCCCTTTTGCAGCAAATTTTAAAACAGGCGGCGGACCTTCACGAACAAAAAGTGGCCCACTTAAAGCAGCGGCAAAAATTACTGTTCGAAGAACCATCCGCGATTGAGGAAAATTACGGACATTACTTAATTTTGTCCCGGGCGGTTGAAAGGGAAGCATCCCATTTATCCTGGCTAAAAAAGCACATCGAATAA
- a CDS encoding YjjG family noncanonical pyrimidine nucleotidase produces the protein MLKYAIFDLDDTLLDFKKGERIKATEVLRKYGVQDLTTGLATYTKINQQVWEAIEQGAPRDQVLKTRFSKTFAALGVDGDGVAAEREYRQRLATSYYQFEGAQALLRDLKSAGIQLMVGTNGVKKTQLSRLAGSKLDQYFTDCFISEDVGYAKPDERFFAPIKHKYADMSFQNTAMVGDRLQSDILGANQAGLKSIWYNPQQIAVDAPIKPTAVAHSYDQLRELML, from the coding sequence ATGTTAAAATACGCGATTTTTGATTTAGACGATACTTTGCTGGATTTTAAGAAGGGTGAACGTATCAAAGCTACCGAAGTCTTACGTAAATATGGCGTGCAAGATTTGACGACCGGATTGGCAACCTACACAAAAATTAACCAGCAGGTCTGGGAAGCAATCGAGCAAGGTGCGCCGCGGGATCAAGTGTTGAAAACCCGGTTTTCGAAAACCTTTGCGGCACTCGGGGTGGATGGCGATGGAGTTGCTGCTGAACGGGAATACCGCCAGCGGTTGGCAACTAGCTACTACCAATTTGAGGGCGCGCAAGCATTGTTGCGGGATTTGAAATCGGCAGGAATTCAGTTGATGGTGGGAACTAATGGGGTTAAGAAGACTCAGCTGAGTCGGCTCGCTGGTTCCAAGTTAGACCAATACTTTACCGACTGCTTTATTTCAGAAGACGTTGGTTATGCTAAACCTGATGAACGCTTCTTTGCGCCAATTAAGCATAAATATGCGGATATGAGTTTCCAGAATACCGCAATGGTGGGCGACCGGTTGCAGTCCGACATTTTAGGGGCCAACCAAGCCGGACTCAAAAGTATTTGGTACAACCCCCAACAAATCGCGGTGGATGCGCCAATCAAGCCAACCGCGGTGGCACATTCTTATGACCAGTTGCGGGAATTAATGTTGTAA